From a region of the Calliphora vicina chromosome 4, idCalVici1.1, whole genome shotgun sequence genome:
- the LOC135956619 gene encoding putative gustatory receptor 98b, which produces MGINLPPLLNHYQDDGNKKLIQFVWFCFAIYTTLLVALVIWIVYINNIVVDFVVFSNDLDSITSVLSISVNITVAFVQVIIQMVSIIKHKCLKMMLKRIAQLEQDILLYFREYQLFQDDAGYLNFQRSRKRFTYLIVVYFGVFSLAFGILLCYVNYHLVANIMDLRDKALSLFCTLALQLKTVEYCIIVQIIDEFLRSLQGSLRHLKWEIAKSQDKPFMGAFFHGKLMANQFLLNRIWFLVTNMEDYFAIPMLSLFLYNGIAITHTINWSYVRSFDYLYNDMDSGMYRLYYIILIFLIMLLPCWLTQSCIDKYNQFGSILHNIKTIDDLAINCRVREYSLQLMHQEMLFTCSGFFDINLKCFGLMILSISTYVAILIQFKLQNETEKANVRL; this is translated from the exons ATGGGAATAAATTTGCCTCCATTATTGAATCATTACCAGGATGACGGCAACAAAAAACTTATacaatttgtttggttttgctTTGCCATCTATACAACACTCCTGGTGGCACTGGTTATATGGATAGTTTACATCAACAATATTGTAGTGGATTTTGTGGTATTTAGCAATGATTTGGATAGTATTACCAGTGTCCTAAGCATAAGCGTCAATATAACGGTGGCTTTTGTCCAGGTGATCATACAAATGGTATCTATAATTAAGCACAAATGCCTTAAAATGATGCTGAAGAGAATAGCCCAACTGGAACAGGATATATTATTGTATTTCCGTGAATACCAATTGTTTCAAGACGATGCGGGCTATTTAAATTTCCAACGAAGTCGTAAGCGTTTTACCTATTTGattgttgtttattttggtGTGTTTTCATTAGCGTTTGGCATTTTGCTGTGCTATGTCAACTATCATTTAGTGGCCAATATTATGGACTTAAGGGATAAAGCATTAAGCTTATTTTGTACATTGGCTCTACAATTAAAAACCGTGGAATATTGTATTATCGTCCAAATAATCGATGAATTTCTCAGGTCTTTGCAAGGCTCCTTAAGGCATCTAAAGTGGGAAATTGCCAAGAGTCAGGACAAACCCTTTATGGGGGCATTTTTCCATGGCAAACTAATGGCCaatcaatttttattgaatCGTATTTGGTTTTTGGTTACGAATATGGAAGATTATTTTGCCATACCGATGCTGTCTTTATTTCTTTACAATGGAATTGCCATAACTCACACTATAAATTGGTCATATGTACGTTCATTTGATTATTTGTATAATGACATGGATTCCGGAATgt ATCGCTTATACTACATAATATTGATATTTCTTATCATGCTACTACCATGTTGGTTAACTCAATCATGCATTGACAAG tACAATCAATTTGGCTCGATATTGCACAATATCAAAACGATCGATGATTTAGCTATAAATTGCCGTGTACGGGAATATTCATTGCAATTGATGCACCAGGAAATGTTATTTACCTGTTCGGGATTTTTCgatattaatttgaaatgttttggTTTG ATGATCTTATCGATATCTACGTATGTGGCTATACTGatacaatttaaattacaaaacgaAACGGAAAAGGCAAATGTTAGATTGTaa